The Collibacillus ludicampi region ATTTTTTTTGCATGTTCCCAAGTCCGATTGGCGATCAGCAACTTTTTCACGGGTACCAATGCCATTTGCGCGGAAATGGCCCTCGCGGCACCACCTGCCCCCAGAATCAGAACCGTTGTATCTTCCAGCTTAAGCCCCACCTCCTCCCGTAAGGACCGAAGATAACCGATTCCATCCGTGTTATATCCGGTAAGAACTCCATTCTCATTGACAATTGTATTGACAGCACCGATCAATTTGGCCTCCGGTGAAATTCTGTCAAGGAAACGCATGACTTCCACCTTGTGCGGGATCGTCACATTCACACCACGCAAGCCCATCGCACGAATTCCTTGGACAGCGTCAGCCAACCTCTCCGGAGAAACATCGAACGCCAGATAAGCAAAATCCAACCCCATATGGTGAAAAGCAGCATTGTGCATCTGCGGGGACTTGGAATGTATCACAGGGTGTCCAAATAAACCGGTTAAACGAGTCGTACTTGTGATCACGAGATAACGACCTTCCTTTCCTCTTTGCAATAATATACCATAGAAAAAAGCTCTCAGGTTAACACCCGAGAGCTTTTTCACGAATCATTTATAAGCGGAAATCCATATGTAAGATGATCGCCCGATCCCGAAATTGGAAGCTCAGATCATGCAAATGATACGATTCCAAAGACGGATCCGCTTCCCTTGCCAATTCCACTTCTCTGCGCAGCCTGTCCATGAATTCTTCGATACGTAAATTTTGACCGGAAAACGGATTCTCAATCCTTCTTTCAACCTGACGTTTACGCGCATATTCGGGTATCACATTCATGAGATTCCACCCTCCGTTCTATGAGTTTGTGTACTCCAACTTATGCGAACGGAAGGTTGGAATATACCACTTTATAAAACACGTTGAAATTGTCAGATGATCGCTTTCCGCACGGAAACATGAATTCCTCGGGGCACATGCACGCGTAAGTCGGCTTCTTCTTTCCCGCGCACAGAGATCCATCCGAGACCAGCGATCACGATATCGACAGCAGGCCCCTTGCGAATCTTGAACTTGTGAGTGACAAGATCGCGCAAGGTTGCAGGGTCATCAGGCCCCGGCGGTTTGAGCAGTTCTCCCAGATGTTTCTCATATAAGGCGTCTGCATTTTCAAGTTTCGTGCGATGCATCGATAGCTGATTCGCGAAAT contains the following coding sequences:
- the aroE gene encoding shikimate dehydrogenase, producing MITSTTRLTGLFGHPVIHSKSPQMHNAAFHHMGLDFAYLAFDVSPERLADAVQGIRAMGLRGVNVTIPHKVEVMRFLDRISPEAKLIGAVNTIVNENGVLTGYNTDGIGYLRSLREEVGLKLEDTTVLILGAGGAARAISAQMALVPVKKLLIANRTWEHAKKIAEHLRHLMEVRAIHLDEVPDVVPEIDLLVNTTSLGMYPNLDQVPIHTKGIRQGMVVSDLIYNPRETRLLKEAKQKGAIIHNGIGMFVYQGAEAFTLWTGLPAPVDVMRQTVESCF